One window from the genome of Leptospira broomii serovar Hurstbridge str. 5399 encodes:
- the ygiD gene encoding 4,5-DOPA-extradiol-dioxygenase, whose product MSKTPVFFVGHGSPMNAIGENEFTKGWAASVQNLPQPKAILCVSAHWVTRGSHITAMEFPKTIHDFYGFPQELFDVQYPAPGDPKLAKEISADSKTHQLGLDYEWGLDHGTWSVLRHMYPRADIPVLQLSIDATKPAAWHYEFAKELGSLRDQNVLIVGSGDLVHNLRLYNWRNEDEIPDWSREANETFKALILKRDSKALSQYQNLGTAAQLAVPTPEHYIPMLYSLALAGKDEEISFYNDKIQSTVSMTSFRIG is encoded by the coding sequence ATGAGTAAAACCCCCGTTTTTTTTGTCGGCCACGGCAGTCCGATGAACGCTATCGGCGAAAACGAATTTACGAAGGGATGGGCCGCAAGCGTCCAAAATCTTCCGCAACCGAAAGCGATTCTATGTGTTTCGGCTCATTGGGTCACTCGAGGAAGTCATATTACGGCGATGGAATTTCCCAAAACGATCCATGATTTTTACGGGTTTCCTCAGGAACTTTTCGACGTTCAGTATCCTGCCCCAGGAGATCCTAAGTTAGCAAAGGAAATCTCCGCTGACTCCAAAACTCATCAATTAGGTTTAGATTATGAATGGGGACTTGATCATGGTACCTGGAGTGTTCTTCGCCATATGTATCCGAGGGCGGACATTCCCGTTTTGCAACTTAGTATAGATGCGACGAAGCCCGCCGCTTGGCATTATGAATTTGCCAAAGAGCTCGGGTCTTTACGCGATCAAAACGTGCTGATAGTAGGTAGCGGAGATTTGGTTCACAATCTTAGATTGTACAATTGGCGTAACGAGGATGAAATTCCGGATTGGTCCAGGGAAGCGAACGAGACTTTTAAGGCTTTGATTCTCAAGCGAGATAGCAAGGCGCTTTCGCAATACCAAAACTTAGGTACAGCGGCACAACTAGCAGTTCCGACACCGGAACATTACATTCCTATGTTGTATTCATTGGCTCTGGCAGGAAAGGACGAAGAGATTTCGTTCTATAATGATAAAATCCAAAGCACCGTGTCTATGACAAGCTTTAGGATCGGATGA
- a CDS encoding 2-hydroxychromene-2-carboxylate isomerase, translated as MSDLPTFDFWFEFASTYSYLTAGRIEKLSQQKGVLPVWKPFLLGPIFREQGLADSPFNLFPMKGRYMWKDLERRCGKYELPFLRPAIFPQNGLMAARIATAYCEEDWIHEFVKLVYKAEFALGKDISQPSVLKEILNDLGQPGNEIFSSSESPVSKSLLRENTETAKSLGIFGAPSFIVKGELFWGDDRLEDAIEFLIRS; from the coding sequence ATGAGCGATTTACCGACCTTCGATTTTTGGTTCGAGTTTGCGAGCACGTACTCGTATCTAACTGCTGGAAGGATCGAAAAACTTTCTCAGCAGAAGGGAGTTCTGCCCGTCTGGAAACCGTTTTTATTAGGACCGATTTTTCGGGAGCAGGGATTGGCAGATTCACCCTTTAATCTCTTTCCGATGAAAGGTCGATACATGTGGAAAGATTTGGAACGAAGATGCGGAAAATACGAGTTGCCGTTTCTAAGACCGGCGATCTTTCCACAAAACGGATTAATGGCGGCAAGAATCGCTACGGCTTATTGCGAAGAGGACTGGATTCATGAATTCGTAAAACTAGTATATAAGGCTGAGTTTGCTTTAGGGAAGGATATCTCCCAGCCGAGCGTTTTAAAGGAAATTTTAAACGATCTGGGTCAGCCAGGAAATGAAATCTTTTCAAGTTCCGAATCGCCCGTCTCAAAATCTCTTTTGAGGGAAAATACGGAAACTGCAAAGTCGCTCGGGATTTTCGGTGCGCCTAGTTTTATCGTCAAGGGTGAACTCTTTTGGGGAGACGACCGCTTAGAGGATGCGATTGAATTTCTCATCCGATCCTAA
- a CDS encoding DNA alkylation repair protein gives MSTKKKRVRDLDKIPTGADTKASEISQELQNLADPAKAKILAGFFKTGPGQYGEGDIFLGIQVPSLRKISKKYRGLPLKEMQVLVRSKLHEERLTGFFILCETFSKTEEIYRKQLHDFYLKNLRYVNNWDLVDLSSRIMIGEYLLDKDRSFLYELAKSKSLWERRISIISTYAFIRESDFSDTIRISRILRNDSEDLIHKAVGWMLREVGNRNLQTEIKFLDKNAGKMPRTMLRYAIEKFPEPLRKKYLEFGK, from the coding sequence ATGTCTACTAAGAAAAAACGAGTCAGAGATCTGGACAAAATTCCAACGGGTGCCGACACGAAAGCTTCCGAGATATCACAAGAACTTCAAAACTTAGCCGATCCGGCCAAGGCAAAAATTCTGGCCGGCTTCTTTAAAACCGGCCCGGGACAATACGGAGAAGGGGACATTTTTTTAGGCATACAAGTCCCTTCGCTGCGAAAGATCTCTAAAAAATATCGAGGCTTGCCGCTCAAAGAAATGCAGGTTCTAGTTCGATCCAAACTTCATGAAGAGAGACTAACCGGTTTTTTTATTCTTTGCGAAACCTTCTCCAAAACGGAAGAAATTTATCGAAAGCAATTACATGATTTTTATCTAAAGAATCTAAGATATGTTAATAATTGGGACCTAGTGGACTTGAGCTCCAGGATAATGATCGGTGAATATCTACTGGATAAGGATAGGAGTTTTTTGTACGAACTCGCAAAATCGAAGAGTCTTTGGGAAAGGCGAATTTCCATTATATCCACCTATGCATTTATCCGCGAAAGTGATTTTTCCGATACGATTCGGATTTCTCGAATCCTACGGAATGATTCGGAAGATTTGATTCACAAAGCGGTAGGCTGGATGCTCCGAGAAGTCGGAAATCGGAACCTACAAACCGAAATAAAATTTTTAGATAAAAACGCGGGAAAAATGCCTAGAACAATGCTTCGCTATGCGATCGAAAAATTTCCGGAACCTCTTCGAAAAAAATATTTGGAGTTCGGAAAATAG
- a CDS encoding adenylate/guanylate cyclase domain-containing protein, with the protein MNTLGAIDSRNGKIFRPLQFVLLSLLLWASVVSCRNNLSYHPKAVSGILDLRDWNVAEHPLIDLDGEWEYYPGLLSSSDKASGSKKPFTVPGTWNGSGYGTLKLKLLLPEHSNAFAFYSKGQATAFTLYANGEKILNSGTPGADRQSSIPDSRPSFHELNRSSSEILITLEISNFYHRFGGLWHGIRFGDSEELRKEVSQFRDMDLFFGGIFFLTFLYHIGLFLIRRKDRSPLPFGLFCLVLFVRLLVTEDKILLSYFPFWGYETSMRLEYLTFYLSLPLGLHYLRHTFPEFFPKVWIRGFYILACGFTLSSLLPFPEASKVIPYYQAVMFAAIILAVYVLCRAVLNKKPYAAPLLFGFFTLSVTGVLDVLSAHQILGIRFLMPFGLLTLVLIETFVLSSRYGDLYREKELLTEEMLRLNMTYSRFVPRRFLGLLEKVNIADMLPGDQVRKEMTILFSDIRSFTEISESMNGKESFEFLNNYLSKMEPLIRTNHGFVDKYFGDGIMALFSERPDDAVYAAIQMQTEILSYNRHRVGDRAIRVGIGIHTGSLILGLIGAEGRMESTVISEAVHVASRLEYLTKYYGANILISNDSFLLLEKPDRFLIRKLDKIRVKGKAGEIFIHEIGDYLSATEKEAFKNSKQYYEKGLDAFFAGRYMDAGETFREALRIYPGDKAASLYLKRCTEQLPTRIKRYAPGPDLA; encoded by the coding sequence TTGAATACACTCGGTGCAATCGATAGTCGGAACGGTAAAATCTTTCGACCGCTTCAATTCGTCCTTTTGTCTTTGTTACTTTGGGCGAGCGTTGTTTCCTGCCGCAATAATCTTTCCTACCATCCTAAGGCCGTCTCCGGAATTTTAGATCTTCGGGATTGGAATGTCGCCGAACATCCACTGATCGATCTGGACGGTGAATGGGAATACTATCCTGGACTTTTATCCTCTTCCGACAAGGCATCGGGCAGTAAGAAGCCGTTTACCGTCCCCGGGACATGGAACGGTTCAGGTTACGGCACGTTGAAATTGAAGCTTCTTCTTCCCGAGCATTCCAACGCGTTCGCCTTTTATTCCAAGGGCCAGGCTACCGCATTTACTTTATACGCTAACGGTGAGAAGATTCTAAATTCGGGAACTCCCGGTGCGGATCGGCAATCGAGTATACCCGATAGTCGGCCTTCCTTTCACGAATTGAACCGAAGCTCTTCCGAAATATTAATTACATTAGAAATTTCTAATTTTTATCACCGGTTCGGGGGTCTTTGGCACGGAATTCGATTCGGCGACTCGGAGGAACTTAGGAAGGAAGTATCGCAATTTCGAGATATGGATTTATTTTTTGGAGGAATCTTTTTTCTTACGTTTTTATATCATATAGGCTTGTTTTTGATACGGAGAAAAGATAGATCGCCTCTTCCGTTCGGTCTATTTTGTCTCGTCCTATTCGTAAGATTATTAGTCACCGAAGATAAGATTCTTTTGTCGTATTTCCCTTTTTGGGGATACGAGACATCCATGCGGTTGGAATATTTGACGTTTTATCTTTCGTTACCGCTTGGTCTTCATTATTTACGGCATACGTTTCCCGAATTCTTTCCGAAAGTTTGGATAAGAGGATTTTATATTTTAGCTTGCGGCTTTACTTTAAGCTCTCTTCTACCTTTTCCCGAAGCCTCGAAGGTTATTCCTTATTATCAAGCAGTCATGTTTGCCGCGATTATTCTCGCCGTTTACGTGCTTTGTCGCGCGGTCCTGAATAAAAAACCGTACGCGGCTCCGTTATTATTCGGCTTTTTTACACTATCTGTGACGGGAGTCTTGGACGTTCTTTCCGCTCATCAAATTTTGGGGATTCGCTTTTTAATGCCTTTCGGTCTTTTAACTCTAGTACTTATCGAGACTTTCGTATTGTCTTCTCGATACGGAGATCTTTATAGGGAAAAGGAGTTACTAACCGAAGAGATGCTACGGCTTAACATGACTTATAGCCGTTTCGTTCCTAGGCGTTTTCTGGGTCTTTTAGAAAAAGTGAATATTGCAGATATGCTTCCCGGCGATCAAGTCAGAAAGGAGATGACGATTCTTTTCTCCGATATTCGATCTTTTACCGAAATTTCCGAAAGCATGAACGGCAAAGAAAGTTTCGAATTTCTAAATAATTATTTAAGTAAAATGGAGCCGTTAATTAGGACAAATCACGGTTTCGTGGATAAATATTTCGGCGACGGTATCATGGCGTTATTTTCGGAACGGCCGGACGATGCGGTGTATGCTGCAATTCAAATGCAAACCGAAATTCTTTCTTATAACCGACATAGGGTAGGCGATAGGGCTATTCGAGTCGGAATCGGAATCCATACAGGATCGCTAATTTTAGGTTTGATCGGGGCCGAAGGGAGAATGGAGAGCACGGTGATTTCCGAAGCCGTTCATGTGGCTTCCCGCTTGGAGTACCTTACGAAATATTACGGTGCGAATATTCTAATCAGCAACGATTCTTTTTTGCTTCTAGAAAAGCCCGATCGTTTTCTAATTCGAAAATTGGATAAAATTCGAGTTAAAGGAAAAGCGGGTGAGATTTTTATCCATGAAATCGGCGATTATTTAAGTGCAACCGAAAAAGAGGCATTTAAAAATTCAAAGCAATATTATGAAAAAGGATTGGATGCCTTTTTTGCCGGACGATATATGGACGCCGGCGAAACATTCCGGGAAGCCTTACGCATCTATCCAGGAGACAAGGCAGCCAGCCTTTATTTAAAGCGTTGCACGGAGCAATTGCCGACTCGGATAAAGCGGTACGCGCCCGGGCCCGATCTTGCTTAA
- a CDS encoding TauD/TfdA family dioxygenase, which yields MKTGPSSLNKASGIKKISPRKNTSKGLGRVEKSFFPGKELPRIYNPGDPNSLESGFLPAWITKNKKTVDQDLLEYGAILFRGFSVSNPLEFEAVALALDKNLKTDYLGTSPRNRVTKFVHTASELPPYYPIMQHAEMSFLNKPPRKLMFYCEVPPIKNGETPITDLRKVYEDMNPGILKKFETKGVKYIRRYDGPNAPRVSMWKTKRWDEMFSTVHKEEVEKIAARQTFQVDWLPQDELKLTNIQVSVRTHPTTKTKAWHNHSQVFHVDAALLEYQKIAKYQKSIASAFLYGAIFVLTSLKKLLRNPEKFETNIEFGDGTPISSKEIREVSDTFWNHLSVFGWQKGDVLLIDNYSVSHGRLPFSGPREILVTWTD from the coding sequence TTGAAAACCGGTCCGTCATCTTTAAATAAGGCGAGTGGAATCAAGAAAATCTCCCCTCGTAAAAATACCTCCAAAGGATTAGGTAGAGTTGAAAAATCCTTTTTTCCGGGAAAAGAGTTACCTAGGATCTATAATCCTGGAGATCCCAATTCGTTAGAGTCAGGATTTCTTCCTGCGTGGATTACAAAAAATAAAAAGACGGTAGATCAAGATTTATTGGAGTACGGCGCCATCCTATTCCGAGGATTTTCCGTTTCTAATCCGTTAGAATTCGAAGCCGTTGCCTTAGCTCTGGATAAGAATTTGAAAACCGACTATTTGGGAACTTCTCCAAGGAACCGCGTAACAAAATTCGTTCATACTGCCAGCGAATTACCTCCATACTATCCTATCATGCAACATGCCGAGATGAGTTTCTTAAATAAACCTCCTCGAAAGCTTATGTTTTATTGCGAAGTTCCGCCGATTAAAAACGGCGAAACTCCCATAACTGATCTACGTAAAGTATACGAAGATATGAATCCCGGTATTTTAAAAAAATTCGAAACGAAGGGTGTCAAATATATTCGTCGATATGACGGACCGAATGCTCCGAGAGTAAGTATGTGGAAAACAAAACGTTGGGACGAGATGTTTTCCACCGTTCATAAAGAGGAGGTGGAGAAAATAGCGGCGAGACAGACATTCCAAGTAGACTGGCTTCCCCAAGACGAATTGAAACTGACGAACATTCAAGTCTCGGTGAGAACGCATCCGACGACCAAAACGAAAGCCTGGCACAATCATAGCCAAGTTTTTCATGTGGATGCGGCTTTATTAGAATATCAAAAAATTGCGAAGTACCAAAAAAGTATAGCAAGCGCCTTCCTTTATGGAGCCATATTCGTTCTAACTAGTCTCAAGAAATTGCTGAGAAATCCCGAAAAATTCGAAACGAATATCGAATTCGGCGACGGAACTCCGATCTCGTCCAAGGAAATTAGAGAAGTGAGCGATACTTTCTGGAATCATCTATCCGTTTTCGGATGGCAAAAAGGCGACGTCCTTTTAATCGATAACTATTCCGTTTCCCATGGGAGACTTCCCTTTTCCGGACCGAGAGAAATCCTAGTCACTTGGACTGACTAA
- the trhO gene encoding oxygen-dependent tRNA uridine(34) hydroxylase TrhO, with the protein MNKKPLHNIYSKDILKQKLESESFRRKTISFYRYVILSDPNSLRDRLYYDWEELGVLGRIYLAKEGINAQLSVPEHNFQALRDYLDGTEEFKNVPFKIAVEDDGHSFLKLEIRVRHKIVADGLEDESFDVTDVGVHLSAEEFNRKLESSDTIVVDVRNHYESEIGHFEGALLPQADTFREELPMIVELLKDQKEKEVLMYCTGGIRCEKASAYLRHHGFRYVYQLHGGIISYASEIKEKGLESKFRGKNFVFDKRLQETIGSEIISECHQCGSTSARHINCANPACHILFIQCEACAEKFDDCCSKECQKIHLLPEEEQRKLRKGKVASNQHFSKSRIRPKVFELYRK; encoded by the coding sequence ATGAATAAAAAACCTCTGCATAATATTTATAGCAAAGATATACTTAAGCAGAAATTGGAAAGCGAATCGTTTCGAAGAAAGACGATTTCGTTTTATCGATACGTGATTCTATCCGATCCGAATTCTCTACGCGATCGATTGTACTACGATTGGGAAGAGCTTGGAGTCCTCGGAAGAATTTATCTAGCGAAAGAGGGTATCAACGCGCAGCTTTCGGTTCCCGAGCATAATTTTCAGGCCCTTCGAGACTATTTGGACGGAACGGAAGAATTTAAGAACGTCCCGTTCAAGATTGCAGTCGAGGATGACGGACATTCTTTTCTAAAATTGGAAATCAGGGTAAGACATAAGATAGTTGCCGACGGATTAGAGGACGAAAGCTTCGATGTCACAGACGTAGGCGTTCATTTATCGGCCGAAGAATTCAATCGAAAACTCGAATCGTCCGACACGATCGTCGTCGATGTTAGAAATCATTACGAATCGGAGATCGGCCATTTCGAGGGAGCGTTGCTTCCTCAGGCCGACACTTTCCGCGAAGAACTTCCGATGATCGTCGAATTGTTAAAAGACCAAAAGGAAAAAGAGGTTTTAATGTATTGTACCGGAGGAATCCGGTGCGAGAAGGCTTCGGCGTATTTGAGACACCACGGATTTAGATATGTGTATCAACTGCACGGAGGAATCATATCTTACGCTTCTGAAATAAAGGAAAAGGGCTTAGAATCGAAATTTAGGGGCAAGAATTTCGTTTTTGATAAACGACTACAAGAAACGATCGGTAGCGAAATTATCAGCGAGTGTCATCAATGCGGCTCAACCTCCGCGCGTCATATAAACTGCGCCAACCCTGCCTGCCATATTTTGTTTATTCAGTGCGAAGCCTGCGCGGAAAAATTCGACGATTGCTGTTCGAAGGAATGTCAAAAGATTCATTTACTACCGGAAGAAGAGCAACGTAAATTAAGAAAGGGTAAAGTCGCTTCCAATCAACATTTTTCAAAGTCCCGGATTCGCCCGAAAGTTTTCGAATTGTACCGAAAATAG
- the rmuC gene encoding DNA recombination protein RmuC → MDFPKNRSIHKGGKMEYAIVLLVGILVGFSLAFFLAKRLYGGESKVSPTEHEKLKMELAGIRATELRSKERTAQLETDLKCLSEKNTQAIGAWQSMKKESDLLKERLENQKKEFEEMIFRLKDEFKNLANQVLLDNSQKFNQQTHEKLGDLLKPLKENIEIFGKKVESSTQETKISAATLKEQISSLAKLNESLQAEAKNLAEALRGDKKAQGDWGEEILEGILERSGLREGEEFFRQNSFKDEEGEKRPDVIVRLPGNRCVILDSKVSLNAYVSFYSTEDEKEKDIFLEQHAGALRKHVKDLSRKNYQYLEGLNSPDFVLMFLHNEPALFWALQKDPSLALEAYQQNILIVTPSSLMISLKMVSNIWRLEDQDRNAKEIARQSGLLLEKLGNFVGDLEKVGGSLTATQGHYDNAMKKLKTGKGNVLKKAGEIMELGAIVSKDETKKRLATFLNDEDGDEPSLLSAD, encoded by the coding sequence ATGGATTTCCCGAAAAACCGGTCGATTCATAAAGGAGGAAAGATGGAATACGCGATCGTTTTATTGGTGGGCATACTTGTCGGATTTAGTCTGGCGTTTTTCTTAGCGAAGAGATTATACGGTGGAGAATCGAAGGTATCTCCCACCGAACATGAAAAATTAAAAATGGAACTAGCCGGGATTCGAGCCACCGAACTTCGCTCGAAAGAAAGAACCGCGCAATTGGAAACGGACCTAAAATGCCTGTCCGAAAAAAATACGCAGGCGATCGGGGCCTGGCAATCCATGAAAAAGGAATCCGACCTTTTGAAGGAGCGGCTCGAAAACCAAAAGAAGGAATTCGAGGAGATGATTTTCAGATTAAAGGATGAATTTAAGAATCTTGCAAATCAAGTCCTGCTGGATAATTCCCAAAAATTCAATCAGCAAACTCACGAAAAGCTAGGAGATCTTTTAAAGCCCTTAAAGGAGAATATCGAGATTTTCGGGAAAAAAGTGGAATCTTCCACTCAGGAAACGAAGATCAGCGCCGCGACTCTCAAAGAACAAATCTCGTCCTTGGCAAAACTGAACGAAAGCCTCCAAGCCGAAGCCAAAAATTTAGCCGAAGCACTTCGTGGAGACAAGAAAGCGCAGGGAGATTGGGGCGAAGAAATTTTGGAAGGAATTTTGGAACGGAGCGGCCTTCGGGAAGGCGAAGAATTCTTTAGACAAAACAGTTTTAAGGACGAAGAAGGGGAAAAACGTCCGGACGTTATAGTTCGCTTACCCGGCAATCGTTGCGTAATTTTAGATTCAAAAGTGTCACTGAACGCCTACGTTTCTTTTTATAGCACCGAAGACGAAAAGGAAAAGGATATCTTTCTCGAACAGCATGCAGGCGCATTAAGAAAACATGTTAAAGATTTATCCAGAAAGAATTATCAATATCTGGAAGGTTTGAATTCTCCCGACTTCGTATTAATGTTCCTACATAACGAACCTGCCTTATTCTGGGCTTTGCAAAAGGATCCATCCTTGGCTCTAGAAGCATATCAACAAAATATTCTGATCGTGACTCCTTCCTCATTAATGATTTCGCTTAAGATGGTGTCGAATATATGGAGATTGGAGGATCAGGATCGAAATGCCAAAGAAATCGCGCGTCAATCCGGTCTACTTCTCGAAAAGCTCGGTAATTTCGTAGGCGATCTGGAAAAAGTCGGCGGATCTTTAACGGCGACCCAGGGACATTACGATAATGCGATGAAAAAACTGAAAACCGGAAAAGGAAACGTACTTAAAAAGGCGGGAGAGATCATGGAACTGGGAGCTATCGTTTCCAAAGACGAAACCAAGAAACGATTAGCCACATTTCTAAATGACGAAGACGGCGACGAGCCTAGCCTTTTGTCGGCCGATTAA
- a CDS encoding bile acid:sodium symporter family protein, with amino-acid sequence MTDLDLIRLNFSPTSLVILNVCLGFVMYGVSLELTLADFSNLKRHPKAAIVGLFSQLVLLPAVTLGLLFLIRPHPGIALGMLLVAACPGGNMSNFITLLARGNVPLSISLTATTTLFAWFFTPFNFFFWGKFYAPAADRLKEIQLDPLDLLFSILVILVLPLILGSLTNRYAPHFSAKLRRPFRTGSTLMLGLFILVALIGNWNSFLDHITWLFWLVFLHNGLALICGYIAAWIAGLAPRERRTISLETGLQNSGLGLVLIFTLFQGLGSMALVAAWWGVWHIVSGLVLAGIWSRKKLDKETA; translated from the coding sequence ATGACCGATCTAGATCTGATTCGGCTGAACTTCAGCCCGACCAGTCTCGTAATATTGAACGTTTGTCTCGGATTCGTTATGTACGGCGTATCTTTGGAGCTCACGCTTGCGGACTTTTCCAATCTAAAAAGGCATCCTAAGGCGGCGATCGTGGGATTGTTTTCTCAGCTTGTTTTATTACCGGCGGTAACGCTCGGATTATTATTCTTGATTCGGCCGCATCCGGGTATAGCTCTCGGAATGCTTTTAGTTGCGGCATGTCCCGGCGGAAATATGTCAAACTTCATCACGTTATTAGCGAGGGGAAACGTTCCGCTTTCCATTTCCTTAACGGCTACTACGACTCTTTTTGCCTGGTTTTTCACTCCGTTTAATTTCTTTTTTTGGGGGAAGTTTTATGCTCCTGCAGCGGATCGTTTAAAGGAAATCCAATTAGATCCTTTGGATTTACTATTTTCAATTTTAGTAATATTAGTTTTACCTTTAATACTCGGATCGTTAACGAATCGATACGCTCCGCATTTTTCCGCAAAACTTCGGAGGCCTTTTCGCACGGGCTCGACGTTGATGCTAGGGTTGTTTATTTTAGTCGCTTTGATCGGAAATTGGAATTCCTTTCTCGATCATATAACTTGGCTCTTTTGGCTCGTATTTTTGCATAATGGACTGGCTCTGATCTGCGGATATATTGCCGCATGGATAGCTGGCCTGGCCCCAAGAGAGCGAAGAACGATCTCCCTCGAAACCGGACTTCAAAATTCCGGCTTGGGATTAGTTCTCATCTTCACTTTATTTCAAGGTCTCGGGTCCATGGCCTTAGTCGCGGCATGGTGGGGAGTTTGGCACATCGTTAGCGGCTTAGTCCTCGCGGGAATTTGGAGTCGTAAAAAATTAGACAAAGAGACGGCATAA